One Glycine max cultivar Williams 82 chromosome 6, Glycine_max_v4.0, whole genome shotgun sequence DNA segment encodes these proteins:
- the LOC100803672 gene encoding uncharacterized protein: protein MDLKIQHIKWVGNIYQKFEAVCQEVDDIVGQDAVKYLENQVQNVGDSVKKFYSGVVHELLPFPTSADSKYESHSVALTNNIGFPVESVVGHKDNNKKRDEENPTNNVIKSLQESSAIDIANNQQVGVPIKHKLIDETCSDSLEVEDSYITQEEVGDDSRETSGAKKEKLNTSIEEVSVESVPKSMNLMSLREKESLEFPIHSESYSDSSDSGCEDSIAKKDNIDVTVEQNSCLVVEKNAMNSSTSEVLSSQSLDGEESIKVSLFSESSDAVDEDTHDILAEVSPDASVSSERPIITMTEPLCSRNFITSDSLYSKSLGSYPLEIESCKNNSGDATLCISDSSMMHICCESSPHVARQIMESQDGLAFSGYCQSLESNDKSLFSSVESSLEDIDLNDDPKLEENCVFVDDSELYAVSCRAQKLRSYKKRILDAFSSKKRLSKEYEQLAIWYGDTDIEPKQGFSQTSLPFISRTYMDSKNVQVQRASETEWELL, encoded by the exons ATGGATTTGAAGATTCAACATATTAAATGGGTGGGGAATATTTACCAGAAGTTTGAAGCAGTGTGTCAGGAGGTGGATGATATTGTAGGCCAG GATGCAGTTAAATATCTTGAGAATCAGGTCCAAAATGTTGGAGACAGTGTGAAAAAGTTCTATTCTGGAGTTGTACATGAGCTACTTCCTTTTCCTACCTCGGCTGATTCAAAATATGAATCTCATTCAGTGGCTTTGACAAATAATATTGGCTTTCCAGTTGAGTCAGTTGTTGGtcataaagataataataaaaaaagggatGAGGAAAATCCCACCAATAATGTTATCAAGTCATTACAGGAATCTAGTGCCATTGATATTGCTAACAATCAGCAAGTTGGTGTTCCTATCAAGCACAAACTTATTGATGAAACTTGTTCAGATTCCCTGGAGGTGGAAGATTCTTACATAACTCAGGAAGAGGTCGGTGATGATTCAAGAGAAACTTCCGGGGctaagaaagaaaagttgaataCAAGCATTGAAGAGGTTTCTGTTGAGTCTGTGCCTAAATCGATGAACTTGATGTCTCTTAGAGAGAAAGAATCCCTTGAATTCCCTATACACAGTGAATCTTATTCTGATTCTTCTGACAGCGGGTGTGAAGATTCAATCGCAAAAAAGGATAACATAGATGTGACTGTGGAACAAAACTCATGTTTggttgttgaaaaaaatgctaTGAATTCATCCACCTCAGAAGTGTTGAGTTCCCAGTCTCTTGACGGGGAAGAATCAATTAAAGTTTCCTTGTTCAGTGAATCATCTGATGCTGTTGATGAGGATACCCATGACATACTAGCTGAAGTTTCACCTGATGCTTCTGTGTCAAGCGAAAGACCTATTATCACAATGACAGAACCTTTATGCTCCAGAAACTTCATAACTTCTGACAGTCTATATTCAAAGTCACTCGGAAGCTACCCCTTGGAAATTGAATCTTGCAAAAACAATTCAGGTGATGCTACTCTGTGTATTTCAGATAGTTCCATGATGCATATATGTTGTGAATCATCCCCCCATGTAGCTCGTCAAATCATGGAATCCCAGGATGGACTTGCTTTCTCTGGCTACTGCCAATCTCTGGAATCAAATG ATAAATCACTGTTCAGCTCTGTTGAATCCAGTTTGGAAGACATTGATTTGAATGATGATCCAAAGCTTGAGGAAAACTGTGTATTTGTGGACGATAGTGAACTCTATGCAGTCTCTTGTAGAGCCCAAAAGCTTAGATCATATAAG AAAAGAATTCTGGATGCATTTTCTTCAAAGAAGAGGTTATCAAAGGAGTATGAACAGCTAGCAATATGGTATGGAGACACCGATATTGAGCCAAAACAAGGATTTTCACAAACTTCATTGCCATTTATCTCCAGAACGTACATGGACTCGAAGAATGTGCAAGTTCAGCGTGCTTCTGAAACTGAGTGGGAGCTGCTGTAA
- the LOC100804200 gene encoding protein trichome birefringence-like 31 — protein sequence MLATKVKTLAIFSSFNHPMSIQSLIDHRRIQSLFPIVLYSILVLGAARLVLDSLKISHNNSYVFRLYGMPNGGRNSRLLPVVVLPEDRIEEDCNVFEGTWMWDNVSYPLYEEESCPYLVKQTTCHKNGRPDSFYKNWRWQPSGCNLPRFDALKLLHMLRDKRMMFIGDSLQRGQFESMICLIQSVIPEGKKSLERIPPMKIFKIEEFNVSIEYYWAPFIVESISDHATNHTVHKRMVRLDSIANHGKHWKGVDILVFESYVWWMHKPLINATYESPHHVKEYNVTTAYKLALETWANWLESNIKPLTQKVFFMSMSPTHLWSWEWKPGSNENCFNESYPIQGPYWGTGSNLEIMQIIHDALRLLKIDVTLLNITQLSEYRKDAHTSVYGERKGKLLTKKQRANPKDFADCIHWCLPGVPDAWNEILYAYLLKGYQNFS from the exons ATGTTAGCAACAAAAGTTAAAACACTAGCAATTTTCAGTTCCTTCAACCACCCCATGTCAATCCAATCTTTGATTGATCATCGCCGGATCCAATCCCTCTTCCCAATTGTGTTGTACTCAATTCTAGTCTTGGGAGCTGCAAGGTTAGTCCTAGATAGTTTGAAGATAAGCCATAATAATAGCTATGTTTTCAGGCTCTATGGCATGCCAAATGGTGGAAGAAACAGTAGATTATTACCTGTTGTGGTTTTGCCAGAGGACCGCATTGAGGAAGATTGCAATGTGTTTGAAGGGACATGGATGTGGGACAATGTGTCCTATCCTCTTTATGAAGAGGAGAGTTGCCCTTATTTGGTTAAGCAAACCACTTGCCACAAGAATGGGAGACCTGATTCTTTCTACAAGAATTGGAGATGGCAGCCTAGCGGATGCAACCTCCCAAG ATTTGACGCTTTGAAGTTGTTGCACATGTTGAGGGACAAGAGAATGATGTTTATCGGAGACTCATTACAAAGAGGCCAATTTGAGTCTATGATCTGTTTGATACAATCTGTAATTCCTGAAGGAAAGAAATCCCTCGAGAGAATTCCACCTATGAAGATCTTCAAAATTGAG gagTTCAATGTATCGATTGAGTACTATTGGGCTCCATTCATTGTGGAATCCATTTCAGATCATGCAACAAACCATACGGTACATAAACGAATGGTGAGGCTTGACTCCATAGCTAACCATGGCAAACATTGGAAAGGAGTGGACATTTTGGTGTTCGAGAGTTATGTTTGGTGGATGCACAAACCTTTGATCAATGCTAC ATATGAATCGCCACACCATGTCAAAGAATATAATGTCACCACAGCATATAAGTTGGCTTTGGAAACATGGGCAAATTGGTtagaatcaaacatcaaaccgCTAACTCAAAAGGTCTTTTTCATGAGTATGTCTCCAACACATCTGTG gAGCTGGGAATGGAAACCTGGAAGTAATGAAAACTGCTTCAATGAGTCATACCCAATCCAAGGTCCATACTGGGGCACTGGCTCAAATCTTGAGATTATGCAGATAATACATGATGCACTACGTTTACTGAAAATAGATGTCACCCTTTTGAACATCACCCAATTATCAGAATACAGAAAAGATGCTCACACATCAGTTTACGGGGAGAGAAAGGGAAAGCTCTTGACAAAAAAACAGAGAGCCAACCCAAAAGATTTTGCAGATTGTATTCACTGGTGCCTACCTGGAGTCCCTGATGCATGGAATGAAATCCTATATGCATATCTGTTAAAGGGTTATCAAAACTTCTCTTGA